Proteins from a single region of Ensifer adhaerens:
- a CDS encoding DUF2975 domain-containing protein has protein sequence MTDTTERLRKLSRFMKLMVVLSGVLFCSAVVYGHWQIFFDRQGFEQSIRDVVFPRLETITLSYRAIATVVFLTAINNALVLAGLAFAWQLFDGFQRGEILSGRNGVLLRRVGLTAFAGALCMTISNGIGILAVTYDNPGASGRSVVVDINGGTIVVLLMAGLVVGLGHVMVIASGVDAENRSFV, from the coding sequence ATGACCGACACCACCGAGAGGCTGCGCAAGCTCAGCCGCTTCATGAAGCTCATGGTCGTGTTGAGCGGAGTGTTGTTCTGCTCGGCGGTCGTTTATGGGCATTGGCAGATTTTCTTTGACCGGCAGGGCTTCGAGCAGAGCATTCGCGACGTCGTCTTTCCCCGGCTGGAAACGATCACCCTCTCCTACCGCGCCATCGCCACGGTCGTTTTCCTGACCGCCATCAACAACGCGCTCGTTCTTGCCGGTCTGGCCTTTGCCTGGCAGCTTTTCGATGGCTTCCAGCGTGGCGAGATCCTCTCCGGCCGCAATGGCGTGTTGCTCCGACGTGTGGGACTGACTGCGTTTGCCGGCGCACTGTGCATGACGATCAGCAACGGCATCGGCATCCTTGCCGTCACCTACGACAATCCCGGCGCCAGCGGACGCTCGGTGGTCGTCGACATCAATGGCGGCACCATCGTCGTTCTGCTGATGGCGGGCCTCGTCGTCGGCCTCGGCCATGTCATGGTTATCGCGTCGGGGGTCGACGCGGAGAACAGGAGCTTCGTCTAG
- a CDS encoding orotate phosphoribosyltransferase gives MFSNAFTDKAVMAELVAKMLWEIKAVHFSADKPYKLSSGMASPVYIDCRKLISYPRIRSAVMDFAAASILREAGFEKFDVVAGGETAGIPFAAMLAERLGLPMIYVRKAPKGHGRNAQIEGHMPEGARVLVIEDLTTAGGSMFKFIDAIRAAGGIVDHGIALFYYDIFPEAVGEMKGKGVDLHWIATWRNVLAVARQQALFDEKTLSEVEAFLNAPLAWSGRNGGVIALA, from the coding sequence ATGTTTTCCAACGCGTTCACCGACAAGGCTGTGATGGCCGAGCTGGTTGCCAAGATGCTCTGGGAGATCAAGGCGGTGCATTTCAGCGCCGACAAGCCCTACAAGCTGTCGTCCGGCATGGCGAGCCCCGTCTATATCGACTGCCGCAAGCTCATCTCTTACCCGCGCATCCGCTCGGCGGTGATGGACTTTGCCGCCGCTTCCATCCTGCGCGAGGCGGGCTTCGAGAAGTTCGACGTCGTCGCCGGTGGCGAGACGGCCGGCATTCCTTTCGCCGCGATGCTCGCCGAGCGTCTCGGCCTGCCGATGATCTACGTTCGCAAGGCGCCGAAGGGCCACGGCCGCAACGCCCAGATCGAAGGCCATATGCCGGAAGGCGCGCGCGTGCTTGTGATCGAGGATCTGACGACGGCCGGTGGGTCGATGTTCAAGTTCATCGACGCCATTCGCGCTGCGGGCGGCATCGTCGACCATGGCATCGCGCTCTTCTACTACGACATCTTCCCGGAAGCGGTCGGCGAGATGAAGGGCAAGGGCGTCGACCTGCACTGGATCGCCACCTGGCGCAACGTCCTTGCGGTCGCCCGCCAGCAGGCGCTCTTCGATGAAAAGACGCTCAGTGAAGTCGAGGCCTTCCTGAATGCGCCGCTTGCCTGGTCGGGTCGCAACGGCGGCGTGATCGCCCTGGCGTAA
- a CDS encoding long-chain fatty acid--CoA ligase — MVEVSAQQTGTSPGKIWLKSYPPGIAAEIGPLPYRSIGEFFDHAVARYSTRPAFTCMGKTLTFADLNAESARIGAWLQSIGLSKGDRVAVMMPNILQNPVIVYGILRAGFTVVNVNPLYTPRELQHQLVDSGAKAIFVLENFAHTVQQVADKTSVKHVVVATMGDMLGLKGAIVNLVVRRVKKLVPAWSIPGHLSFRNVLAKGGRAKLTKPNVVPSDVAFLQYTGGTTGVSKGATLTHSNLLTNMAQMEIWFQTAFRSRARPDNLVFMCALPLYHIFALTVNSLMGLATGGNNILIPNPRDIPGFVKELGKYKTNIFPGLNTLFNALMNNAEFQKLDFSSLMLTFGGGMAIQRPVAERWKQMTGCSIAEGYGLSETSPVATANILDATEFTGTIGMPIPSTDVEIRDDLGNTLAIGEVGEICIRGPQVMSGYWQRPDETAKAISPDGFFRSGDIGFMNADGLVKIVDRKKDMILVSGFNVFPNEIEEVAMTHPGILECAAIGVPDEHSGEAVKLFVVKKDPALTEDDVKRHCAANLTNYKRPRYVEFRTELPKTNVGKILRKDLRG; from the coding sequence ATGGTGGAAGTCAGCGCACAACAAACGGGTACCAGCCCAGGCAAGATCTGGCTGAAATCCTATCCACCCGGCATAGCAGCCGAAATCGGCCCCCTGCCCTACAGATCGATCGGCGAATTTTTCGATCACGCCGTCGCCCGCTATTCGACCCGCCCAGCCTTCACCTGCATGGGCAAGACGCTGACCTTTGCCGACCTCAACGCCGAATCCGCCAGGATCGGTGCCTGGCTGCAGTCGATCGGGCTCTCCAAGGGCGACCGTGTCGCCGTGATGATGCCGAACATCCTGCAGAACCCCGTCATCGTCTACGGCATCTTGAGAGCCGGCTTTACCGTCGTAAACGTCAATCCGCTCTATACGCCGCGCGAGTTGCAGCACCAGCTCGTCGACTCCGGCGCCAAGGCGATCTTCGTTCTCGAGAATTTCGCGCACACGGTGCAGCAGGTGGCAGACAAGACCTCCGTCAAGCACGTCGTCGTCGCCACGATGGGCGACATGCTGGGCCTCAAGGGGGCCATCGTCAATCTGGTGGTCCGTCGCGTCAAGAAGCTGGTTCCTGCCTGGTCGATCCCTGGCCACCTCTCGTTCAGAAACGTGCTGGCCAAGGGCGGACGAGCCAAATTGACGAAGCCGAATGTTGTTCCGAGCGACGTCGCCTTCCTGCAGTATACCGGCGGCACCACGGGGGTTTCGAAGGGCGCGACGCTCACCCATTCGAACCTTTTGACGAACATGGCGCAGATGGAGATCTGGTTCCAGACGGCGTTCCGCTCGCGCGCTCGCCCGGACAACCTCGTCTTCATGTGCGCGCTGCCGCTCTATCACATCTTCGCACTGACGGTGAATTCGCTGATGGGACTTGCGACCGGCGGCAACAACATCCTGATCCCCAATCCGCGCGACATTCCGGGCTTCGTCAAGGAACTCGGCAAGTACAAGACCAACATCTTCCCCGGCCTCAACACGTTGTTCAACGCATTGATGAACAATGCCGAGTTCCAGAAGCTCGACTTCTCGTCGCTGATGCTGACCTTCGGCGGCGGCATGGCGATCCAGCGCCCGGTTGCCGAACGCTGGAAGCAGATGACCGGGTGCTCGATCGCCGAAGGCTACGGCCTGTCGGAGACGTCGCCGGTGGCAACGGCCAACATCCTCGACGCCACCGAGTTCACTGGCACGATCGGCATGCCGATCCCCTCCACCGACGTCGAGATCCGCGACGATCTGGGCAACACGCTGGCGATCGGCGAAGTTGGCGAGATCTGCATTCGCGGCCCGCAGGTGATGTCGGGCTACTGGCAGCGGCCGGATGAAACCGCCAAGGCGATCTCGCCCGACGGCTTCTTCCGCTCGGGCGACATCGGCTTCATGAACGCGGACGGCCTGGTCAAGATCGTCGACCGCAAGAAGGACATGATCCTGGTATCGGGCTTCAACGTCTTCCCGAACGAGATCGAGGAAGTGGCGATGACCCATCCGGGCATTCTCGAATGCGCGGCGATCGGCGTTCCGGATGAGCATTCCGGCGAGGCGGTGAAACTCTTCGTGGTCAAGAAGGATCCGGCGCTGACGGAGGACGACGTGAAACGCCACTGCGCCGCCAACCTCACCAACTACAAGCGCCCGCGCTATGTCGAATTCCGCACCGAACTGCCGAAGACCAACGTCGGCAAGATCCTGCGCAAGGACCTGCGCGGGTAA
- the pyrC gene encoding dihydroorotase: protein MQDLVIRRPDDWHLHLRDGDMLKGVIADTSRHFARAIIMPNLVPPVVTTADASAYRERILAVIPAGDSFEPLMTLYLTAGTNPDDVEAGHRSGLVKAVKLYPAGATTNSHSGVRNIDEAMPVLERMAKIGLPLCVHGEVTSADVDIFDREAVFIETVLDPLRKRLPELKVTMEHVTTKDGIDYIKASKANLAGSITTHHLIINRNAILVGGIKPHYYCLPVAKRENHRLALRAAAVSGDKRFFLGTDSAPHVDPLKECSCGCAGIYTSINTMSCLAYVFEEEGALDKLEAFASLNGPAWYGLPVNEETITLRKQADAVSYPKKIETGAGLVTVFDPMFPLHWAVV from the coding sequence ATGCAAGACCTCGTTATCCGCCGGCCGGATGATTGGCACCTTCACCTGCGCGACGGCGATATGCTGAAAGGCGTTATCGCCGATACCAGCCGCCACTTCGCCCGCGCGATCATCATGCCCAACCTGGTGCCGCCGGTCGTCACCACCGCAGACGCCAGCGCCTATCGCGAGCGTATCCTTGCAGTGATCCCTGCGGGCGATAGCTTCGAGCCGCTGATGACGCTCTACCTCACCGCAGGCACGAACCCTGACGACGTCGAGGCGGGCCATAGAAGCGGCCTCGTCAAGGCGGTGAAGCTCTACCCGGCGGGCGCGACGACGAATTCACACAGTGGCGTGCGCAACATCGACGAGGCGATGCCGGTGCTGGAACGCATGGCGAAGATCGGCCTGCCGCTCTGCGTCCATGGCGAAGTCACGAGCGCGGACGTCGACATCTTCGACCGCGAGGCCGTGTTCATCGAGACCGTGCTCGACCCCTTGCGCAAGCGCCTGCCGGAACTGAAGGTGACGATGGAGCACGTCACCACCAAGGACGGTATCGATTACATCAAGGCGTCGAAGGCAAACCTTGCCGGCTCGATCACCACCCACCACCTGATCATCAACCGCAACGCCATCCTCGTTGGCGGGATCAAGCCGCACTACTACTGCCTGCCGGTTGCCAAGCGCGAAAACCACCGTCTGGCGCTGCGCGCTGCGGCCGTCTCCGGCGACAAGCGCTTCTTCCTCGGCACGGACTCCGCACCGCACGTCGACCCGCTGAAGGAATGCTCCTGTGGCTGCGCCGGCATCTACACCTCGATCAACACCATGAGCTGCCTGGCGTATGTGTTCGAAGAGGAAGGCGCGCTCGACAAGCTCGAAGCCTTCGCCTCGCTGAACGGCCCCGCCTGGTACGGCCTGCCGGTCAATGAGGAGACGATCACGCTCAGGAAGCAGGCGGACGCCGTTTCCTATCCCAAGAAGATCGAGACCGGCGCCGGTCTGGTCACCGTTTTCGATCCGATGTTCCCGCTCCACTGGGCCGTCGTCTGA
- a CDS encoding nucleoside triphosphate hydrolase, translating to MNVEPIAKEILKRAADAARFVVAIAGPPGAGKSTLADALAETLVSGGEKAAVLPMDGFHMDNAVLEQKGLLARKGSPETFDVRAFLSTISAVRANDGEVLVPVFDRSREIAIASARIVAPETRIVLVEGNYLLLDEAPWNRLEGAFDFSIFINPGVEELERRLLQRWYDHGYDEEAAKRKAFGNDIPNAHRVVDHQRPADRVLADF from the coding sequence ATGAACGTCGAGCCGATCGCCAAAGAAATCCTGAAACGGGCGGCGGATGCTGCCCGTTTCGTCGTCGCCATCGCCGGGCCGCCAGGTGCCGGCAAGTCGACGCTGGCGGACGCGCTCGCCGAGACCCTGGTCTCAGGCGGCGAAAAGGCGGCCGTCCTGCCGATGGACGGGTTTCACATGGACAATGCGGTCCTTGAACAAAAGGGCCTCCTTGCCCGCAAGGGCTCGCCGGAAACCTTCGACGTCCGGGCTTTCCTGTCGACGATCTCAGCGGTCCGCGCCAATGACGGCGAAGTGCTGGTTCCGGTCTTTGACCGCTCGCGCGAGATCGCGATCGCATCTGCTAGGATCGTCGCCCCCGAGACCCGCATCGTGCTGGTGGAGGGAAACTACCTGCTGCTCGACGAGGCGCCCTGGAACAGGCTCGAGGGTGCCTTCGATTTCTCGATCTTCATCAATCCCGGTGTCGAAGAGCTGGAGCGGCGGCTTTTGCAACGCTGGTACGATCATGGCTATGACGAGGAGGCGGCCAAGCGCAAAGCCTTTGGCAACGACATCCCGAATGCGCATAGGGTCGTCGACCACCAGCGGCCCGCCGATCGCGTGCTTGCGGATTTCTGA
- a CDS encoding carbohydrate kinase family protein, translating to MIVCCGEALIDMLPRDTTAGESAFAPYAGGAIFNTAIALGRLGIQTGFFTGLSDDMFGDILRETLKAANVDFGPCATLSLHTTLAFVKLVNGHASYAFFDENTAGRMITIEHLPALGDFCEALHFGAISLIPEPCGSTYEALMTREHEKRVISFDPNIRPGFIKDRDAHLARMNRMAAMSDIIKFSDEDLAWFGMDGSHDELAAEWLKRGPKLVLITKGADGAVGYTARHKVEVAGERVTVVDTVGAGDTFDAGVLASLKLAGLLTKADVADLGETAVRNALALGAKAAAVTVSRAGANPPWKHEVGL from the coding sequence ATGATCGTATGTTGTGGTGAAGCGCTGATCGACATGTTGCCGCGGGACACGACCGCAGGCGAGAGCGCCTTTGCGCCCTATGCCGGTGGCGCGATCTTCAACACGGCGATCGCGCTCGGCCGCCTCGGCATCCAGACCGGCTTCTTCACCGGCCTGTCCGACGACATGTTCGGCGATATCCTGCGCGAGACGCTGAAGGCGGCGAATGTCGATTTCGGCCCCTGCGCGACGCTCTCGCTGCACACCACACTCGCCTTCGTCAAACTGGTCAACGGCCACGCCAGCTACGCCTTCTTCGACGAGAACACCGCCGGGCGGATGATCACGATCGAGCATCTGCCGGCGCTCGGCGATTTCTGCGAAGCGCTGCATTTCGGTGCGATCAGCCTGATCCCGGAGCCCTGCGGCTCGACCTATGAAGCCCTGATGACGCGCGAGCATGAAAAGCGGGTGATCTCCTTTGACCCGAACATCCGGCCGGGTTTCATCAAGGACAGGGACGCCCATCTCGCCCGGATGAACCGCATGGCGGCGATGTCCGATATCATCAAGTTCTCCGACGAGGACCTTGCCTGGTTCGGCATGGACGGCAGCCATGACGAGCTTGCCGCCGAATGGCTGAAGCGCGGACCGAAGCTGGTGCTGATCACCAAGGGCGCCGATGGTGCCGTCGGCTACACGGCGCGCCATAAGGTCGAGGTCGCCGGCGAGCGCGTCACTGTCGTCGACACGGTCGGCGCCGGCGACACCTTCGACGCCGGCGTGCTGGCGTCGCTGAAGCTCGCCGGTCTCCTGACCAAGGCGGATGTTGCCGATCTCGGTGAGACTGCCGTCCGCAACGCGCTCGCGCTCGGTGCCAAGGCGGCGGCCGTCACGGTTTCCAGGGCAGGGGCGAACCCGCCGTGGAAACACGAAGTCGGCCTTTGA
- a CDS encoding helix-turn-helix domain-containing protein → MPIIVNLDVMLAKRKVRSRDLAEQVGITEQNISLLKSGKVKGVRFDTLEKICAVLECQPGDILEYRPDPEDG, encoded by the coding sequence ATGCCGATTATCGTCAACCTCGACGTCATGCTGGCGAAACGGAAAGTCCGCTCACGCGATCTCGCCGAGCAGGTAGGCATCACTGAGCAGAACATCTCGCTGCTGAAATCGGGAAAGGTAAAAGGCGTGCGCTTCGACACGCTGGAGAAAATCTGCGCCGTGCTGGAATGCCAGCCGGGCGATATTCTCGAATATCGCCCGGATCCAGAAGACGGTTAG
- the pgi gene encoding glucose-6-phosphate isomerase, with the protein MKALVDQLKATASETNATDIRAAFASDAERFKRFSTTLGDLLLDYSKCAVNDRVIDGLEALAKAAKVEEKRDAMFRGDIINITEERAVLHTALRNRGNKPVLVDGKDVMPDVNGVLTAMGAFADGIRSGALKGATGKKITDVINIGIGGSDLGPVMATLALAPFHDGPRLHFVSNIDGAHIADTLKLVDPETSLFIIASKTFTTIETMTNAATARAFIAGKLGEAAVGHHFAAVSTALDKVAAFGIDPARVFGFWDWVGGRYSIWSAIGLPLMIAVGKENFGRFLDGGHAIDEHFRTAPIRQNIPVLLGLLGFYHRNVLGYPSRAILPYDQRLSRFPAYLQQLDMESNGKAVTLDSTPVEYSTGPVVWGEPGTNGQHAFYQLIHQGTDIIPAEFMIAANGHEKNLRHQHELLIANCLAQSEALMKGRTLAEAKAQLTAKGMADAKADKIAPHRVFTGNRPSLTIVYDQLDPFALGRLIALYEHRVFVEGALFNINSFDQWGVELGKELATGLLPVVEGKENAAGHDSSTAGLVAALRKAAR; encoded by the coding sequence ATGAAAGCGCTTGTCGACCAACTCAAAGCAACCGCCTCTGAGACCAACGCAACCGATATCCGCGCCGCCTTCGCCAGCGATGCCGAGCGCTTCAAGCGCTTCAGCACCACGCTCGGCGACCTACTGCTCGACTATTCGAAATGCGCCGTCAACGACAGGGTGATTGATGGGCTCGAAGCACTCGCCAAGGCCGCCAAGGTCGAGGAGAAGCGGGACGCCATGTTCCGCGGCGACATCATCAACATCACCGAAGAGCGCGCCGTCCTGCATACGGCGCTGCGCAACCGCGGCAACAAGCCCGTGCTCGTCGACGGCAAGGACGTGATGCCCGACGTCAACGGCGTTCTTACTGCCATGGGCGCCTTTGCCGACGGCATCCGCTCGGGCGCGCTGAAGGGTGCCACCGGCAAGAAGATCACCGATGTCATCAATATCGGCATCGGCGGCTCCGATCTCGGCCCGGTCATGGCGACGCTGGCGCTTGCGCCCTTCCATGACGGCCCGCGGCTTCATTTCGTCTCCAACATCGACGGCGCCCATATCGCCGACACGCTGAAGCTCGTCGATCCGGAAACTTCGCTCTTCATCATCGCCTCGAAGACCTTCACGACGATCGAGACGATGACCAATGCGGCGACCGCCCGCGCCTTCATCGCCGGCAAGCTCGGCGAGGCTGCCGTTGGTCACCACTTCGCTGCCGTCTCGACCGCGCTCGACAAGGTCGCCGCCTTCGGCATCGATCCGGCGCGCGTCTTCGGCTTCTGGGATTGGGTTGGCGGCCGCTACTCGATCTGGTCGGCGATCGGCCTGCCGCTGATGATTGCCGTCGGCAAGGAGAATTTCGGCCGCTTCCTCGATGGTGGCCACGCCATCGACGAGCATTTCCGCACGGCCCCGATCCGCCAGAACATTCCCGTTCTGCTCGGCCTCCTCGGCTTCTACCATCGCAATGTGCTCGGCTATCCGTCGCGCGCGATCCTGCCCTATGACCAGCGCCTGTCGCGCTTCCCTGCCTATCTGCAGCAGCTCGACATGGAATCGAACGGCAAGGCGGTGACGCTCGACAGCACACCCGTCGAGTACTCGACCGGCCCGGTCGTCTGGGGCGAGCCCGGCACCAACGGCCAGCACGCCTTCTACCAGCTGATCCACCAGGGCACGGATATCATTCCGGCCGAGTTCATGATCGCGGCCAACGGCCACGAAAAGAACCTGCGCCACCAGCATGAACTCTTGATCGCCAACTGCCTGGCGCAGTCCGAAGCGCTGATGAAGGGCCGCACGCTCGCCGAGGCCAAGGCGCAGCTGACCGCCAAGGGCATGGCAGACGCCAAGGCGGACAAAATCGCCCCGCACCGCGTCTTCACCGGCAACCGCCCGTCGCTGACGATCGTCTACGATCAGCTCGATCCCTTCGCGCTCGGCCGCCTGATTGCGCTCTACGAGCACCGCGTGTTCGTCGAGGGCGCGCTCTTCAACATCAACTCCTTCGACCAATGGGGCGTCGAGCTCGGCAAGGAGCTGGCAACCGGCCTGTTGCCAGTGGTCGAAGGCAAGGAGAATGCTGCCGGCCACGATTCTTCGACGGCGGGCCTCGTCGCGGCGCTGCGGAAGGCGGCGCGCTAG